The Streptomyces phaeolivaceus genome has a window encoding:
- a CDS encoding NUDIX hydrolase, producing MREELRVAAYAVCVRDGHLLLARWVSPDGREKRWTLPGGGMEHGEDPYDTVVREATEETGYTITPTTLLGIDTRRHHHPRRLGAAVDFQALRIVYEAHITGGDLRHETNGSTDLAAWHPLDEIPALDRVDLVDAALGLWRERPENGHLQPPVSA from the coding sequence ATGCGCGAGGAGTTGAGAGTGGCGGCCTACGCCGTCTGCGTCCGCGACGGACACCTGCTGCTGGCCCGCTGGGTCTCCCCGGACGGACGCGAGAAGCGGTGGACCCTGCCCGGCGGCGGCATGGAACACGGCGAGGACCCGTACGACACGGTCGTCCGCGAGGCCACCGAGGAGACCGGCTACACCATCACCCCCACCACCCTCCTCGGCATCGACACCAGGCGCCACCACCACCCCCGCCGCCTCGGCGCCGCCGTCGACTTCCAGGCCCTCCGCATCGTCTACGAGGCCCACATCACCGGCGGCGACCTCCGCCACGAGACGAACGGCTCCACGGACCTGGCCGCCTGGCACCCCCTGGACGAGATCCCGGCCCTGGACCGCGTGGACCTGGTGGACGCGGCTCTGGGCCTGTGGAGGGAGCGCCCGGAGAACGGCCACCTGCAACCACCGGTGTCCGCTTAG